The Paenibacillus sp. FSL R7-0204 genome includes a region encoding these proteins:
- a CDS encoding polysaccharide deacetylase family protein produces the protein MQTLLLWLFYISTFYAFIPGMISRLFGYRVFRKGIGRTDYGLTFDDGPDPHYTPLLLDLLKRYDAKATFFVVGSHAEQHPEIIKRMHDEGHLIGIHNYVHKTNWLMRPATVRKQIDRTDEIIFSITGERSTYYRPPWGIVNLFDFSKRRQVQIVLWSAMFGDWKEKLGAEKLTEKLIAKLGPGEVLLLHDCGTTIGADPNAPEHMLIALERMLAEAERRGLHSVRIDEMIKAVQRSPITHLSFGKRLLVGLWLGWEKLFQLLFQIKTISQEDPFLHYRLRKYQGRTVHMDNGETLSKGDKVIELHFDNRQLFELGVHSRSTAQLAIRLIRRMEKDLPVLAERICGDVELAEAKALYGVSMINRGPEKFGFIVLDLPSGLFASSTKFYLSILMSVIHPSGGARLKERSDQLVPKMILMPVSQLLDQMNRQLPHKHVERVHEEELTLEAELPAATVVH, from the coding sequence ATGCAGACTTTGCTGCTCTGGCTATTTTATATCTCAACCTTTTATGCTTTTATTCCCGGTATGATCAGCCGTTTATTTGGTTATCGTGTCTTCCGTAAAGGAATTGGGCGTACGGATTACGGCCTGACCTTTGATGACGGGCCAGACCCGCATTATACACCGTTGCTGCTCGATCTGCTTAAACGCTACGATGCGAAGGCGACCTTTTTTGTCGTTGGCTCGCACGCGGAGCAGCACCCCGAGATCATCAAGCGAATGCATGACGAAGGGCATTTGATCGGAATTCATAACTATGTGCACAAGACGAACTGGCTGATGCGTCCCGCCACGGTGAGGAAGCAGATTGACCGGACGGACGAGATCATCTTCTCCATTACCGGCGAGCGCAGCACTTATTACCGTCCTCCTTGGGGAATCGTGAACCTGTTCGACTTCTCCAAACGCCGTCAGGTGCAGATTGTGCTGTGGTCGGCGATGTTCGGCGACTGGAAGGAGAAGCTTGGAGCGGAGAAGCTGACCGAGAAGCTCATTGCGAAGCTCGGCCCGGGGGAGGTGCTGCTGCTGCATGACTGCGGTACGACGATCGGCGCTGATCCGAATGCACCGGAGCATATGCTGATTGCGCTGGAGCGGATGTTAGCCGAGGCCGAGCGGCGCGGACTGCACAGCGTCCGGATTGACGAGATGATCAAGGCGGTGCAGCGCTCCCCGATCACGCATTTGTCCTTCGGCAAGCGGCTGCTTGTCGGTTTATGGCTGGGCTGGGAGAAGCTCTTTCAGCTGCTGTTCCAGATCAAGACAATTTCGCAGGAAGATCCGTTCCTGCATTACCGGCTGCGCAAGTACCAGGGCAGAACGGTCCACATGGATAATGGCGAGACCTTAAGCAAGGGCGACAAGGTGATCGAGCTGCATTTCGATAACAGGCAGCTATTCGAGCTGGGAGTTCATTCCCGTTCCACTGCCCAGCTGGCGATCCGCCTGATCCGCCGGATGGAGAAGGATCTGCCGGTGCTGGCCGAGCGGATTTGCGGTGATGTGGAGCTAGCTGAAGCCAAAGCGCTCTACGGAGTCAGCATGATCAACCGCGGGCCGGAGAAGTTCGGCTTCATCGTACTGGATCTGCCCAGCGGACTGTTCGCCAGCAGCACCAAGTTCTACCTTAGTATTCTCATGAGTGTGATTCATCCGTCAGGCGGCGCAAGACTTAAGGAACGCAGTGACCAACTGGTGCCCAAGATGATCCTGATGCCGGTATCGCAGCTTCTGGACCAGATGAACCGTCAGCTTCCGCACAAGCATGTGGAGCGGGTACACGAAGAGGAACTGACGCTTGAAGCTGAGCTTCCCGCAGCAACGGTAGTTCATTGA
- a CDS encoding AI-2E family transporter — protein MLPLYKKYWRTFFDIGLLILTVYLVMLSFSKLYQLAAPVFLSFFVFLLIEPLARFLNRKGMAKPFASAISVVLFLVILLGVLFGAGLLITTQAIHLQNNLPKYTYVVQQHFAETTTYLQHKIDSLPSDVTDKLNGYFTDATNILSKWMVAFFKYMVGVLGSFSSFMANFGIAIILAFFLSMEIKDWRRIAHEKLPKTFKTAYAFLQGNVFKAIGSYIKAQMILISITFVIILAGLLILQTGNVLTIALICAVVDLLPLLGVPAVLIPWIIYLFIVGNTSLAIGLIVLLAVVMVVRQLLEPKITGNSIGVSSAFLMLSFVILSSSLFGIAGLILSPILLILLKELLQQGYLQQWIYLPQEEFVVSPFAASGTSTAGGPVSGGDGPAGNAAPNAEPVGPRSQAPVDPPSRPDNSSNT, from the coding sequence ATGCTGCCGCTGTACAAAAAATATTGGCGCACCTTTTTCGACATTGGACTGCTTATTCTAACTGTATATTTAGTGATGCTCAGCTTCAGCAAATTGTACCAGCTGGCTGCGCCGGTGTTCCTGTCCTTTTTTGTATTTCTGCTGATTGAGCCGCTGGCCCGCTTCCTGAACCGCAAGGGAATGGCCAAGCCCTTCGCCTCCGCGATCTCCGTGGTCCTCTTCCTGGTCATTCTGCTGGGCGTACTGTTCGGTGCCGGACTGCTGATTACGACCCAGGCGATTCACCTCCAGAATAATCTGCCCAAATATACATACGTGGTCCAGCAGCATTTCGCAGAGACTACGACCTATCTTCAGCACAAAATCGATTCGCTTCCATCCGATGTGACGGATAAGCTGAACGGCTATTTCACAGATGCCACCAATATTCTCTCGAAGTGGATGGTCGCTTTCTTCAAGTATATGGTCGGAGTGCTTGGCTCTTTCTCTTCCTTTATGGCTAACTTCGGGATTGCGATCATTCTCGCCTTTTTCCTCAGTATGGAGATTAAGGACTGGCGCCGAATTGCCCACGAGAAGCTGCCGAAGACGTTCAAGACCGCCTACGCCTTCCTGCAGGGGAATGTGTTCAAGGCTATCGGTTCTTATATCAAAGCACAGATGATCCTGATCAGCATCACCTTCGTCATTATTCTGGCTGGTCTGCTGATCCTCCAGACGGGCAATGTACTCACCATAGCGCTGATCTGCGCCGTAGTCGATCTGCTGCCGCTACTGGGCGTACCTGCGGTGCTGATCCCTTGGATCATCTATCTGTTCATTGTCGGCAATACGTCGCTGGCTATCGGGCTCATCGTTCTGCTGGCGGTGGTAATGGTGGTTAGACAGCTGCTGGAGCCCAAAATCACAGGGAATTCGATCGGTGTCTCCTCTGCCTTCCTGATGCTCTCCTTCGTAATTCTGTCCTCCTCCCTGTTCGGGATAGCAGGACTCATTCTATCGCCGATTCTGCTGATTCTGCTCAAGGAGCTGCTCCAGCAGGGATATCTCCAGCAGTGGATCTATCTGCCGCAGGAGGAGTTCGTCGTCTCGCCCTTCGCGGCCTCGGGGACCTCTACGGCAGGCGGTCCCGTCAGCGGCGGAGATGGTCCGGCCGGGAATGCCGCCCCTAATGCAGAGCCTGTCGGTCCAAGATCTCAAGCCCCGGTTGATCCGCCTTCCAGACCCGACAACAGCTCGAATACCTGA
- a CDS encoding peptidoglycan D,D-transpeptidase FtsI family protein: protein MHKLIHKRIFWGCLILCMLLAGLMIRLAWVQLLLKDSVVSGTRYTVAQMAELQSERETVLDSGRGRLYAKNGEALAGETVWTAALFPPEEELHRPHGAGEYNDDQQLHRLAEILGVSYSQLQARRLGLKEPLLWPSGQGTGPLALTLPQAREVEALAIEGVKVLPFARRYNGSASGRQWLGYLSEASGEAIAQSPTGLRIPRTGTDGLEKTLEPLLQGVGHTEAAAQVDARGKRVPGSPITIKAPGNPYYPLSLYTTIDLKLQESIEQLAAEAGVKEGAIVVMDSRSGDIAAMVSLPFYNPQQVSPQGGEWNNRALQAAAPGSIFKIVTAAAALEAGLTAPEEPFFCAGAYGKYGLSCPHGKEHGALTLKQGFAVSCNTVFATLAERLSGVKLQATALALGLGRSIGWEAENTLGLPLLRPLAGEQPGTIFTTLLPDDGGARVQTAIGQRDVRITPLQAANLVVTLLHGGEVRAPRILERVAFANGQTLKELPGHLAPAPEGRISPATARVLLGMMRSVVTEGTGRMLKPSAWPLAGKSGTAQTLVHGTPRNNQWFIGYGPVDQPKYAVSVAIENVAPDSPQAATRLFGQVFELLSGLEGGSTGA, encoded by the coding sequence TTGCACAAGCTGATTCATAAACGTATATTTTGGGGATGCCTGATCCTGTGTATGCTGCTGGCGGGTCTGATGATCAGGCTGGCCTGGGTACAACTACTGCTCAAGGATAGTGTAGTAAGCGGCACCCGGTATACGGTAGCTCAGATGGCCGAGCTGCAAAGTGAGCGGGAGACCGTGCTGGATAGCGGAAGAGGGCGGCTGTATGCGAAGAACGGGGAGGCGCTGGCCGGAGAGACGGTCTGGACCGCTGCACTGTTCCCGCCGGAGGAGGAGCTTCACCGGCCTCATGGTGCCGGTGAATATAACGATGACCAGCAGCTTCACCGGCTGGCGGAGATTCTTGGCGTCAGCTACAGTCAGCTGCAAGCAAGACGGCTAGGGCTGAAGGAGCCGCTGCTCTGGCCTTCCGGCCAAGGCACTGGTCCGCTGGCCCTGACTCTGCCGCAGGCCAGAGAAGTTGAGGCGCTTGCGATCGAAGGCGTCAAGGTGCTGCCTTTTGCCCGCAGATATAACGGGTCTGCATCCGGCCGCCAGTGGCTCGGTTATCTGTCTGAAGCTTCGGGGGAAGCTATCGCCCAATCCCCCACAGGGCTGAGAATTCCAAGAACCGGCACAGACGGGCTGGAGAAGACGCTGGAGCCGCTCTTGCAGGGTGTGGGGCATACGGAAGCCGCCGCCCAGGTTGATGCACGCGGCAAACGGGTTCCTGGCAGCCCGATCACAATCAAAGCGCCGGGCAACCCCTATTACCCGCTGTCTCTATATACCACAATTGATCTGAAGCTTCAGGAGAGCATTGAGCAGTTGGCGGCGGAAGCAGGGGTGAAGGAAGGGGCGATTGTGGTAATGGACAGCCGGAGCGGGGATATCGCAGCGATGGTCTCCTTACCGTTCTACAATCCGCAGCAGGTCTCTCCGCAAGGAGGAGAATGGAATAACCGTGCACTACAAGCGGCAGCTCCAGGCTCTATCTTCAAAATTGTTACGGCTGCTGCCGCACTTGAAGCCGGGCTGACCGCACCGGAGGAGCCCTTCTTCTGTGCAGGAGCGTATGGAAAATACGGATTGTCTTGTCCGCACGGCAAAGAACACGGCGCCCTTACGCTCAAGCAAGGGTTCGCCGTGTCCTGTAATACTGTATTTGCTACGCTGGCCGAGCGGTTGAGCGGTGTGAAGCTCCAAGCTACCGCGCTTGCCCTTGGACTGGGCCGGAGCATCGGGTGGGAGGCGGAGAATACACTCGGTCTGCCGTTGCTCCGGCCGCTGGCCGGGGAACAGCCGGGAACCATCTTCACCACGCTCCTGCCGGATGACGGCGGGGCGAGAGTCCAGACGGCGATCGGCCAGCGCGATGTGCGGATCACTCCGCTGCAGGCGGCGAATCTGGTCGTCACGCTGCTGCATGGCGGTGAGGTGAGAGCGCCGCGGATTCTGGAGCGGGTTGCTTTTGCCAATGGACAGACGCTTAAGGAGCTTCCGGGACATCTGGCGCCAGCACCGGAGGGCCGGATCTCTCCGGCCACTGCCCGTGTGCTGCTGGGCATGATGCGCAGCGTAGTCACAGAGGGCACAGGCCGCATGCTGAAGCCTTCCGCTTGGCCGCTCGCCGGCAAATCAGGCACGGCTCAGACACTGGTACATGGAACGCCGCGCAATAATCAATGGTTCATCGGCTATGGTCCGGTGGACCAGCCGAAATATGCGGTGTCTGTGGCGATCGAGAATGTAGCTCCAGACAGTCCGCAGGCCGCCACCCGCCTGTTTGGTCAGGTATTCGAGCTGTTGTCGGGTCTGGAAGGCGGATCAACCGGGGCTTGA
- a CDS encoding methyl-accepting chemotaxis protein translates to MSKSTVRSSSILTRLHPSKSLGMRLFLVFFIATMGIVLSLGYISYSVARHTIENNALSANQQTVEQTAEKLDVILLRYEDNLSQLFYNDDIQQANVLEGLAAADSAKRTELSKTINGELNQWLSAVPGVQAVYLVPLNEVLPAAGAGEVDNDFLAAIRDTAWYKQLQEKPQSQWITEALKQGEAAGVVRFAKSVAAEAGHSGYLAVCDIKTTELDSQLKMVDLGPGSYIQLLTSTDELIASSQQEETDTYLRLGGTLFKGLSDTSGSLPTKDEKGKSILAVYGTLHTSGWRLLGVVPSGNLTKDAGRILNTTYIAVAAAAAVAVLIGLWMVRMVSRPLSRLRDLMVKGADGDLRVRTDVVTRDEIGQLSGSFNLMMEQITELVVHTNETACEVTEAAEALGNASRDTAVAAKDIAAATEEIAGGAGSLSLEADRGNEMTAQISEKMEAVIAVAHEIGGTAHSVEQASAEGVVKLQELLGRTQETGDRTGKLVLKVNELKDTASSVIQVLEVMQSITQQTNILSLNATIEAARAGEAGKGFTVVADEIRQLAEQSKRSIAVVGEITDRIMRDMHETVDALSEVAPLFGEQMDYVQNTSEIFISVQGQMHQLITRLDSVSSSIDGLNHSQQVLSETIGNVSSFSEESSAASEEVASLTGEQENVSEYLVTLSGKLENASSRLRERLSKFNV, encoded by the coding sequence TTGAGCAAGTCAACAGTTCGCAGTTCATCTATTCTTACTCGGCTGCATCCCTCCAAGTCGCTGGGGATGCGGCTCTTTCTGGTGTTTTTCATCGCGACGATGGGAATTGTGCTGTCTCTGGGGTATATTTCCTACTCTGTGGCCAGACATACGATTGAGAACAATGCATTGTCCGCTAATCAGCAGACCGTGGAGCAGACGGCAGAGAAGCTGGATGTGATCCTGCTGCGTTATGAAGATAATCTGAGTCAGCTGTTCTACAATGATGATATTCAACAGGCTAATGTCTTGGAAGGTCTTGCTGCTGCAGATTCAGCAAAGCGCACTGAGCTGTCCAAAACGATTAACGGGGAGCTCAATCAATGGCTGTCGGCGGTACCCGGGGTGCAGGCAGTGTATCTGGTTCCGCTGAATGAAGTGTTGCCCGCAGCCGGGGCCGGTGAAGTGGATAATGATTTCCTGGCGGCTATCCGTGATACAGCATGGTACAAGCAATTACAGGAGAAGCCTCAGAGCCAGTGGATTACCGAAGCGTTGAAGCAGGGAGAAGCGGCAGGAGTCGTGCGTTTCGCTAAGTCTGTGGCGGCGGAAGCGGGTCACTCCGGTTATCTGGCAGTCTGCGATATTAAGACTACCGAGCTTGACAGCCAGTTGAAAATGGTTGATCTTGGCCCGGGGTCCTACATTCAGCTGCTGACGTCCACAGATGAGCTGATCGCCTCTTCCCAGCAAGAGGAGACTGATACCTATCTGCGTCTGGGCGGCACTCTGTTCAAGGGCTTAAGTGATACCTCCGGCTCTCTCCCGACCAAGGATGAGAAGGGCAAATCCATTCTCGCAGTCTACGGCACGCTGCATACCTCCGGCTGGAGACTGCTCGGTGTGGTGCCTTCGGGCAACCTGACCAAGGATGCGGGACGGATTCTTAACACGACCTACATAGCGGTGGCCGCCGCAGCCGCCGTTGCCGTGCTGATTGGACTCTGGATGGTACGGATGGTCTCGCGTCCGCTGTCACGGCTGCGGGATCTGATGGTCAAGGGGGCAGACGGGGATCTGCGCGTACGCACTGATGTCGTCACCCGTGATGAGATAGGCCAGCTGTCCGGCTCCTTCAACCTGATGATGGAGCAGATTACAGAGCTGGTCGTCCACACCAATGAGACCGCGTGTGAAGTTACGGAAGCAGCGGAAGCCCTTGGCAATGCCTCCCGGGACACAGCGGTGGCAGCGAAGGATATTGCCGCAGCCACGGAAGAGATTGCCGGCGGTGCCGGCAGTCTCTCACTGGAGGCGGACCGGGGCAATGAGATGACGGCTCAGATTTCGGAGAAAATGGAAGCCGTCATTGCAGTGGCCCATGAGATTGGCGGAACTGCGCATAGCGTGGAGCAAGCCAGTGCAGAAGGGGTGGTCAAGCTGCAGGAGCTGCTGGGCAGAACACAAGAGACTGGCGACAGGACAGGCAAGCTGGTTCTTAAGGTGAATGAACTTAAGGATACCGCCTCATCGGTCATTCAGGTGCTGGAGGTCATGCAGAGCATCACCCAGCAGACCAATATCCTGTCGCTGAACGCTACTATTGAAGCGGCGCGGGCAGGCGAAGCGGGCAAGGGCTTTACGGTTGTCGCCGATGAAATCCGCCAGCTGGCGGAGCAGTCCAAGCGTTCCATTGCCGTTGTGGGCGAGATTACAGACCGGATCATGCGGGATATGCATGAGACGGTAGACGCCTTGTCCGAGGTTGCGCCGCTGTTCGGGGAGCAGATGGATTATGTTCAGAACACCAGCGAGATCTTCATTAGTGTGCAGGGGCAGATGCATCAGCTGATCACCAGGCTGGATTCGGTCTCCTCTTCGATTGACGGCCTGAACCACTCGCAGCAAGTCTTGTCAGAGACTATAGGCAATGTCAGCTCATTTTCCGAAGAATCCTCGGCCGCCTCCGAAGAGGTAGCTTCCCTGACCGGAGAACAGGAGAATGTAAGCGAATATCTGGTTACCCTCTCCGGTAAGCTGGAGAATGCTTCCTCCAGACTGCGGGAGCGATTATCCAAGTTCAACGTGTGA
- a CDS encoding glycoside hydrolase family 130 protein has protein sequence MREVKLTGSQSLPNMPWQDRPAGNDNPVWRHSDNPVIKRNPAKGVARIFNSAVIAYEGSFLGVFRVEDHTTRPHLRIGRSADGLDWVIDELPIQFIDEAGQPYMPRYAYDPRLVKVEDTYYIIWCTDFYGAAIGVAKTQDFKNFVSLENPFLPFNRNGVLFPKKIGGNFVMLSRPSDSGHTPFGDVFLSESPDFVYWGKHRHVMTKGGQGWWQSTKIGGGPAPIETSEGWLMFYHGVTGTCNGLVYSMGAVILDADEPSRVKYRSRNFVLTPEEWYEERGFVNNVLFPCAALSDADTGRIAIYYGAADTYVGVAYTTVDEIVTYVIETHEEVGDDAGPGRI, from the coding sequence ATGAGAGAAGTTAAACTGACTGGCAGCCAGAGTCTGCCGAATATGCCTTGGCAGGACAGACCTGCCGGGAATGACAATCCGGTCTGGAGACATAGCGATAACCCGGTAATTAAGCGCAATCCGGCCAAAGGGGTCGCCCGTATCTTCAACAGCGCGGTGATCGCTTACGAGGGCAGCTTCCTGGGAGTCTTCCGCGTGGAAGATCACACGACCCGTCCCCATCTGCGGATAGGCCGCAGCGCGGACGGGCTGGATTGGGTCATTGATGAGCTTCCGATCCAATTCATAGACGAAGCAGGCCAGCCGTACATGCCGCGTTACGCGTATGATCCCCGTCTGGTGAAGGTGGAGGATACCTATTACATCATCTGGTGCACGGATTTCTACGGTGCGGCAATCGGCGTTGCCAAGACACAGGATTTCAAGAACTTCGTCAGTCTGGAGAATCCGTTCCTGCCGTTCAACCGCAACGGCGTGCTGTTCCCGAAGAAAATAGGCGGCAATTTCGTTATGCTCTCCCGTCCAAGCGACAGCGGACATACCCCGTTCGGTGATGTCTTCCTCAGCGAGAGCCCTGACTTCGTGTACTGGGGCAAGCACCGCCATGTCATGACCAAGGGTGGGCAAGGCTGGTGGCAGAGTACCAAGATCGGCGGCGGACCTGCGCCCATTGAGACCTCGGAAGGCTGGCTGATGTTCTACCATGGGGTTACAGGAACCTGTAACGGCCTTGTCTACAGCATGGGAGCTGTTATTCTCGATGCGGATGAGCCTTCGAGAGTGAAATACCGCTCCCGGAACTTCGTGCTGACACCGGAAGAATGGTATGAAGAAAGAGGCTTTGTCAACAATGTACTCTTCCCTTGTGCTGCGCTGAGTGACGCGGATACCGGCCGGATTGCCATCTATTACGGGGCTGCGGACACCTATGTTGGTGTTGCCTACACCACCGTTGATGAAATCGTTACTTACGTCATTGAGACTCATGAAGAGGTTGGTGATGATGCCGGTCCCGGCAGAATCTAG